Proteins encoded within one genomic window of Streptomyces sp. NBC_00523:
- a CDS encoding CU044_2847 family protein: MYKAVKIDGSDSVFLIEVTPLAMESIDQTKILRGRGTPEQALTNLRQVGDAIVQTCEDVSAAVRERFADAAPNELEVKFGVSLSGEGGVPLVGKVKADSTFEVRACWTR; encoded by the coding sequence ATGTACAAAGCGGTCAAAATCGATGGTAGCGACTCTGTGTTCCTGATTGAAGTCACTCCCCTTGCTATGGAAAGCATCGATCAGACAAAAATTCTGCGGGGGCGCGGGACGCCCGAGCAGGCACTGACCAATCTGCGCCAGGTGGGTGATGCCATCGTCCAGACCTGCGAAGACGTCTCAGCAGCAGTGCGGGAGCGCTTCGCTGACGCCGCCCCGAACGAGTTGGAGGTCAAGTTCGGGGTTTCTCTCAGTGGCGAGGGAGGCGTTCCCCTGGTGGGCAAAGTCAAGGCTGACTCAACATTCGAGGTGAGAGCGTGCTGGACGCGCTGA
- a CDS encoding MaoC family dehydratase N-terminal domain-containing protein, giving the protein MALDQSFVGRTYPPTAPYEVGREKIREFAEAVGDAHPAYTDPEAAKALGHADVIAPPTFVFSITFKAAGQVIEDPQLGLDYSRVVHGDQKFVYVRPVRAGDRLSVVSTIEAVKSMAGNDILDVRGDVHDESGELVVTAWTKLVARAAEEA; this is encoded by the coding sequence ATGGCGCTCGACCAGTCCTTCGTGGGACGGACCTATCCGCCCACCGCGCCGTACGAGGTCGGACGGGAGAAGATCCGCGAGTTCGCCGAGGCCGTGGGCGACGCCCACCCCGCGTACACCGACCCCGAGGCCGCCAAGGCCCTCGGCCACGCCGATGTGATCGCGCCGCCGACCTTCGTGTTCTCGATCACCTTCAAGGCCGCCGGCCAGGTCATCGAGGACCCCCAGCTCGGCCTGGACTACAGCCGGGTCGTGCACGGCGACCAGAAGTTCGTCTACGTCCGCCCCGTGCGCGCCGGTGACCGGCTGTCGGTCGTCTCGACCATCGAGGCCGTGAAGTCGATGGCGGGCAACGACATCCTGGACGTCCGCGGGGACGTCCACGACGAGTCCGGTGAGCTGGTCGTGACCGCCTGGACGAAGCTGGTGGCGCGCGCCGCCGAGGAGGCGTGA
- a CDS encoding SDR family oxidoreductase, producing the protein MRIVIAGGHGQIALRLERLLAARGDEAAGIIRNPGQSDDLRAVGAEPVVLDLESATVDEVAEALRGADAAVFAAGAGPNSGTARKDTVDRGAAVLFADAAERAGVRRYVVVSSMGADPDHAGDEVFDVYLRAKGEADADVRSRSGLDWTILRPGMLTNDAGTGQVLLAASTGRGPVPRDDVAAALVELLDTPATAGLTLELISGNVPLTVAVKDIAGN; encoded by the coding sequence ATGCGCATTGTCATCGCAGGTGGACATGGTCAGATCGCGCTGCGGCTGGAGCGGTTGCTCGCCGCGCGCGGGGATGAGGCGGCCGGCATCATCCGCAACCCCGGACAGAGCGACGACCTCAGAGCGGTGGGCGCCGAGCCCGTGGTGCTGGATCTGGAATCGGCCACGGTCGACGAGGTCGCCGAGGCACTGCGGGGCGCCGACGCGGCGGTCTTCGCGGCCGGTGCGGGCCCCAACAGCGGCACGGCCCGCAAGGACACCGTGGACCGGGGCGCGGCCGTGCTCTTCGCGGACGCGGCGGAGCGGGCGGGGGTGCGGCGTTACGTCGTGGTCTCGTCCATGGGCGCGGACCCGGACCACGCCGGGGACGAGGTGTTCGACGTGTATCTGCGGGCCAAGGGCGAGGCGGACGCGGACGTACGCTCCCGCTCCGGCCTGGACTGGACGATCCTGCGCCCCGGGATGCTCACCAACGACGCCGGCACCGGCCAGGTCCTCCTGGCCGCCTCAACGGGCCGCGGCCCGGTCCCCCGCGACGACGTGGCGGCGGCCCTGGTCGAACTCCTCGACACCCCGGCCACGGCGGGCCTGACCCTGGAACTGATCTCGGGCAACGTGCCGTTGACGGTCGCGGTGAAGGACATCGCGGGCAACTGA
- the rpmG gene encoding 50S ribosomal protein L33, translating into MAATDVRPKITLACVECKERNYITKKNRRNNPDRLEMKKHCPRCNSHTAHRETR; encoded by the coding sequence GTGGCTGCCACCGACGTCCGCCCGAAGATCACGCTGGCCTGCGTGGAGTGCAAGGAGCGGAACTACATCACCAAGAAGAACCGGCGTAACAACCCGGACCGTCTTGAGATGAAGAAGCACTGCCCGCGCTGCAACTCGCACACCGCGCACCGCGAAACGCGCTGA
- a CDS encoding TetR/AcrR family transcriptional regulator — translation MSADERRESVIRAAITEFARGGYSATSTAVIAQRVGVSQPYLFRLFPNKEAMFLAAAERCLEETRRVFAEAADGLAGEEALHAMARAYQQLIADDPEKLLMQMQMYAAVAAAEAAGDHEFGESVRAGWLELFDSVNLALGAEVNEATQFLAYGMLANTLTSLGFPAGHRIWSGFYASAQPVS, via the coding sequence ATGAGTGCAGATGAGCGACGCGAGAGCGTCATCCGCGCGGCGATCACCGAGTTCGCCCGCGGCGGGTACAGCGCGACCTCCACCGCGGTGATCGCCCAGCGGGTGGGCGTCTCGCAGCCGTACCTCTTCCGTCTCTTCCCCAACAAGGAAGCGATGTTCCTCGCGGCGGCCGAGCGCTGCCTCGAAGAGACCCGGCGGGTCTTCGCCGAGGCGGCCGACGGGCTGGCCGGCGAAGAGGCGCTGCACGCCATGGCCCGCGCCTACCAGCAGCTGATCGCCGACGACCCCGAGAAGCTGCTCATGCAGATGCAGATGTACGCGGCCGTCGCCGCCGCCGAAGCCGCCGGGGACCACGAGTTCGGCGAGTCGGTGCGGGCCGGCTGGCTGGAGCTCTTCGACTCCGTCAACCTCGCGCTCGGCGCCGAGGTCAACGAGGCCACCCAGTTCCTCGCGTACGGCATGCTCGCCAACACGCTGACCTCGCTCGGCTTCCCGGCCGGACACCGGATCTGGTCCGGTTTCTACGCCTCCGCCCAGCCGGTCTCCTGA
- a CDS encoding MFS transporter, with protein MNQQSKGRAGAAWALVITSVAGFMAALDNLVVTTALPSIRESLGGEMEELEWTVNAYTLTFAVLLMFGAALGDRFGRRRLFLTGLTIFTGASAAAALSPGINELIAFRAVQGVGAAIMMPLTLTLLTAAVEPARRGMALGIFSAATGLAVASGPLIGGSLTEHISWQWIFWLNVPIGLLLLPLARFRLAESHAPGARLDVPGTLLVSGGLFGIVYGLVNANADGWTSPTVLTSLVAGVVLIGAFIRHGFRGRKPMLPMQLFRDRGFFGINIASMLMYLGMFGAIFLLSQYLQGVLGYSPTEAGLRMLPWTGMPMLVAPIAGMLSDRFGGRPVVVTGLALQAVGLALFALAIAPDASYVSQLPALIIGGIGMALYFAPAASLVMSSVRPGDQGIASGANNALREVGGALGVAVLTTVFASQGGLESAQSFTDGTVPAVWIGSGVVALAALVALMIPGRRAAGEQEAAGETAETPAHAEEQVSVPA; from the coding sequence GTGAACCAGCAATCGAAGGGCCGCGCGGGAGCGGCCTGGGCCCTCGTCATCACCAGCGTCGCCGGCTTCATGGCGGCTCTCGACAACCTCGTCGTCACCACCGCCCTGCCGTCCATCCGCGAAAGCCTCGGCGGAGAGATGGAGGAGCTGGAGTGGACGGTCAACGCCTACACGCTCACCTTCGCCGTCCTGCTGATGTTCGGCGCCGCCCTCGGTGACCGCTTCGGCCGCCGCCGGCTCTTCCTCACCGGCCTCACCATCTTCACCGGCGCCTCCGCCGCGGCCGCCCTCTCGCCCGGCATCAACGAACTCATCGCCTTCCGCGCCGTCCAGGGCGTCGGCGCCGCGATCATGATGCCGCTCACGCTCACCCTGCTCACCGCCGCCGTGGAACCCGCCCGACGGGGCATGGCGCTCGGCATCTTCAGCGCCGCGACCGGCCTCGCCGTGGCCAGCGGACCTCTGATCGGCGGCAGCCTCACCGAGCACATCTCCTGGCAGTGGATCTTCTGGCTCAACGTCCCGATCGGCCTGCTCCTGCTGCCGCTCGCCCGCTTCCGCCTCGCCGAGTCGCACGCCCCCGGCGCCCGGCTCGACGTCCCCGGCACCCTCCTCGTCAGCGGCGGTCTCTTCGGCATCGTCTACGGCCTCGTCAACGCCAACGCCGACGGCTGGACCAGCCCGACCGTCCTGACCTCCCTCGTCGCCGGCGTCGTGCTCATCGGCGCCTTCATCCGCCACGGCTTCCGGGGCCGCAAGCCCATGCTCCCCATGCAGCTCTTCCGGGACCGCGGCTTCTTCGGGATCAACATCGCCAGCATGCTGATGTACCTCGGGATGTTCGGCGCGATCTTCCTGCTCAGCCAGTACCTCCAGGGCGTCCTGGGCTACTCGCCGACCGAGGCCGGGCTGCGGATGCTGCCCTGGACCGGCATGCCGATGCTCGTAGCCCCCATCGCCGGGATGCTCTCCGACCGGTTCGGCGGCCGCCCGGTGGTCGTGACCGGGCTCGCCCTCCAGGCGGTCGGCCTCGCCCTCTTCGCCCTCGCCATCGCCCCGGACGCCTCCTACGTCTCGCAGCTGCCCGCCCTGATCATCGGCGGCATCGGAATGGCCCTGTACTTCGCGCCGGCCGCCAGCCTGGTGATGTCCAGCGTCCGCCCCGGTGACCAGGGCATCGCGTCCGGCGCCAACAACGCCCTCCGCGAGGTCGGCGGCGCCCTCGGGGTCGCCGTGCTCACCACCGTCTTCGCCTCGCAGGGCGGCCTGGAGTCCGCGCAGTCCTTCACCGACGGCACCGTGCCCGCCGTCTGGATCGGCTCCGGAGTCGTCGCCCTGGCCGCGCTCGTCGCCCTGATGATCCCCGGCCGCCGCGCCGCCGGTGAGCAGGAGGCCGCCGGGGAGACGGCCGAGACCCCGGCCCACGCCGAGGAGCAGGTCTCCGTACCCGCCTGA
- a CDS encoding UDP-N-acetylmuramate dehydrogenase — translation MQELHDAPLAPLTTFRLGGPATRLLTATTDTEVIEAVREADDSGTPLLIIGGGSNLVIGDKGFEGTALRIATKGFVLDGGSLELAAGEVWTDAVTRTVEAGLAGLECLAGIPGSAGATPIQNVGAYGQEVSATITEVVAYDRRTRETVVLPNSECAFSYRHSRFKAEPDRYVVLRVRFGLEESGGLSAPLKYPETARAMGVQEGERVPTAEARETVLRLRAGKGMVLDPEDHDTWSAGSFFTNPILEQAEFDAFLARVADRLGPEVAPPAFPAGDGRTKTSAAWLIDRAGFTKGYGTGPARISTKHTLALTNRGAATTEDLLALAREVVAGVHAAFGVTLVNEPVTVGVSL, via the coding sequence GTGCAGGAACTCCACGACGCGCCCCTCGCCCCCCTGACCACCTTCCGGCTCGGCGGCCCCGCCACCCGGCTCCTCACGGCCACCACGGACACCGAGGTGATCGAAGCCGTGCGCGAGGCCGACGACAGCGGCACCCCGCTCCTGATCATCGGCGGCGGCAGCAACCTGGTCATCGGCGACAAGGGCTTCGAGGGCACCGCCCTGCGGATCGCCACCAAGGGCTTCGTCCTCGACGGCGGCTCCCTGGAACTGGCCGCGGGCGAGGTCTGGACCGACGCCGTCACCCGCACCGTGGAGGCCGGTCTCGCGGGCCTCGAATGCCTGGCCGGCATCCCCGGCTCGGCGGGTGCGACGCCCATCCAGAACGTCGGGGCGTACGGACAGGAGGTGTCCGCCACCATCACGGAGGTCGTCGCCTACGACCGGCGCACCCGGGAAACGGTCGTCCTGCCCAACTCCGAGTGCGCGTTCTCCTACCGGCACAGCCGCTTCAAGGCCGAACCCGACCGGTACGTGGTGCTGCGCGTCCGCTTCGGCCTGGAGGAGTCCGGCGGGCTCTCGGCGCCCCTGAAGTACCCGGAGACCGCGCGGGCCATGGGCGTCCAGGAGGGGGAGCGCGTTCCCACCGCCGAGGCCCGTGAAACGGTGCTCCGGCTGCGCGCCGGCAAGGGCATGGTGCTGGACCCCGAGGACCACGACACCTGGTCGGCCGGGTCCTTCTTCACCAACCCGATCCTGGAACAGGCCGAGTTCGACGCGTTCCTCGCCCGGGTCGCCGACCGGCTCGGCCCCGAGGTGGCGCCCCCCGCCTTCCCCGCCGGTGACGGGCGCACCAAGACCTCCGCCGCCTGGCTCATCGACCGGGCCGGCTTCACCAAGGGCTACGGCACCGGACCCGCCCGCATCTCCACCAAGCACACGCTGGCCCTCACCAACCGGGGCGCGGCGACCACGGAGGACCTGCTCGCCCTGGCGCGCGAGGTCGTGGCCGGGGTGCACGCGGCCTTCGGCGTCACCCTGGTCAACGAACCGGTGACGGTGGGCGTCAGCCTGTAG
- a CDS encoding amidohydrolase family protein — MSDSQPRRPDDHAADTTGGPETSALTLCGARLADGRVVDVRVCGGRIEAVGTAGSLTAAPGARLDLRGHLLLPAPAEPHAHSDTALTADGSGPASERPEDVRRRATEAALLQLGHGATALRSHVRIGGPQGLAALEAVLQARRSLRGLADLTPVAVPRLLTGVAGAGNLAMLRDAVKMGAGAVGGRPDLDPDPAGYVEAVLEVAAEHGCPVDLHLDGDDPARLARFAALAGGLRQEVTIGPCAGLARLPADVAARAAGQLAAAGVSVTCLPQGGCCGTEHRGAAPVRLLREAGVRVAAGSGALRDPANPVGRGDPLEAAFLLASQGGLRPEHAYAAVSAEARHVMGLPEVRVEAGFPAELLAVRGEGLAGALSLAYSRIVVHRGRVVARTSAVREYCDSEAGGGPGLPRQGRPESTGGP; from the coding sequence ATGTCCGACAGCCAGCCGCGGCGGCCCGACGACCACGCGGCCGACACCACCGGCGGCCCGGAGACCTCCGCCCTGACGCTCTGCGGCGCCCGCCTCGCCGACGGCCGCGTCGTGGACGTACGCGTCTGCGGCGGCCGCATCGAGGCCGTCGGGACCGCGGGCAGCCTCACCGCCGCCCCCGGCGCCCGCCTCGACCTGCGCGGCCACCTCCTGCTCCCCGCGCCCGCCGAGCCGCACGCCCACAGCGACACCGCCCTCACCGCGGACGGCTCCGGGCCCGCGTCCGAGCGGCCCGAGGACGTCCGGCGCCGCGCCACGGAGGCCGCGCTGCTCCAGCTCGGCCACGGCGCGACGGCCCTGCGCTCGCACGTGCGGATCGGCGGCCCCCAGGGCCTGGCGGCGCTCGAAGCGGTCCTCCAGGCCCGGCGCTCGCTGCGCGGCCTGGCCGACCTGACCCCGGTCGCCGTCCCCCGGCTGCTCACCGGCGTGGCCGGGGCGGGCAACCTGGCGATGCTCCGCGACGCGGTGAAGATGGGCGCCGGGGCGGTCGGCGGCCGGCCGGACCTCGACCCGGACCCGGCGGGATACGTGGAGGCCGTCCTGGAGGTCGCCGCCGAGCACGGCTGCCCCGTGGACCTGCACCTGGACGGCGACGACCCCGCCCGGCTCGCCCGGTTCGCCGCGCTGGCGGGCGGCCTGCGCCAGGAGGTCACCATCGGCCCCTGCGCCGGTCTCGCCCGCCTCCCCGCCGACGTCGCCGCCCGGGCGGCCGGGCAGCTCGCGGCCGCCGGGGTGAGCGTCACCTGCCTCCCCCAGGGCGGCTGCTGCGGTACGGAACACCGGGGCGCCGCCCCCGTACGGCTGCTCCGGGAGGCCGGGGTGCGGGTCGCCGCGGGCAGCGGGGCCCTGCGCGATCCGGCCAACCCGGTGGGGCGCGGCGACCCGCTGGAGGCGGCGTTCCTGCTGGCCTCGCAGGGCGGCCTGCGCCCCGAGCACGCCTACGCGGCGGTGTCCGCCGAGGCCCGGCACGTCATGGGGCTCCCCGAGGTCCGCGTCGAGGCGGGCTTCCCGGCCGAGCTGCTCGCCGTACGCGGGGAAGGGCTGGCCGGGGCGCTGTCGCTGGCGTACAGCCGGATCGTGGTGCACCGGGGGCGGGTCGTGGCCCGGACCAGCGCGGTGCGCGAGTACTGCGACTCGGAGGCGGGCGGCGGGCCCGGTCTTCCCCGCCAGGGACGGCCGGAATCCACCGGCGGGCCGTGA
- a CDS encoding NaeI family type II restriction endonuclease, with amino-acid sequence MTIQEGLWLPEEPAQAGMQDSRALAAKHSRRNSYRTWEFPTQPMSRVPREWRIQSGLTQSVPEDLAPFVEWFYSQPEARERFRWALRDSLDELLDGQRTGRWAYQHLTKTEKTYLGTAVEVNLTKEFAIDNGADLDWSIAGLDIDCKFSKDLGGWEIPMEMYLCADHGERSGRADHAAVVTWIDDDTSRWAAGIVRITDERLRWKRAPGANGDLVRAYNRDNKRKLSDGAKSDVYWLWGGLQTDLPTNLLLHLEREVREQILSASLPGRASSGQQRVNRLFCEVQERLIGRQAVLTVGQQDDAPKRARDARIALRPKGIVVLGHQGSHPHVARALGLLAPTKGEWISTRLVPVSSDDERPKFSLDGQFWARPRGEELLASPVPAPDLPDKRRIDGQIP; translated from the coding sequence GTGACGATACAAGAGGGTCTGTGGTTGCCGGAGGAGCCTGCTCAGGCTGGCATGCAGGATTCGCGTGCGTTGGCTGCGAAGCACTCGCGCCGTAATTCGTACCGGACTTGGGAGTTCCCGACTCAGCCCATGAGCAGGGTGCCGCGTGAGTGGCGGATCCAGTCCGGCCTTACGCAATCGGTCCCCGAGGACCTTGCCCCGTTCGTGGAGTGGTTCTACAGCCAACCGGAGGCGCGGGAGCGCTTCCGATGGGCGCTCCGCGACTCCCTCGACGAGTTGCTCGATGGCCAGCGGACGGGGCGCTGGGCGTACCAGCACCTGACGAAGACCGAGAAGACATATCTCGGCACGGCCGTCGAGGTGAACCTCACCAAGGAGTTCGCCATCGACAACGGCGCAGACCTCGACTGGTCCATCGCCGGCCTCGATATCGACTGCAAGTTCTCCAAGGATCTCGGCGGCTGGGAGATCCCGATGGAGATGTATCTGTGCGCCGACCACGGTGAGCGGAGTGGCCGTGCCGACCATGCTGCAGTCGTCACCTGGATCGACGACGACACGAGCCGGTGGGCCGCTGGCATAGTGCGGATCACCGATGAGCGCCTGCGTTGGAAGAGAGCGCCGGGTGCAAACGGCGACCTCGTCCGTGCGTACAACCGAGACAACAAGCGCAAGCTCTCCGACGGAGCCAAGTCGGACGTGTACTGGCTTTGGGGTGGGCTCCAGACAGACCTGCCGACGAACCTGCTGCTCCACCTCGAACGCGAAGTACGAGAGCAGATTCTCTCTGCATCACTGCCGGGCCGAGCCTCGTCGGGCCAGCAGCGGGTGAATAGGCTGTTCTGCGAGGTGCAGGAACGTCTCATTGGCCGACAGGCAGTGTTGACCGTCGGACAGCAGGACGACGCGCCGAAACGGGCCCGTGACGCCCGTATAGCTCTGCGCCCCAAGGGCATCGTCGTGCTGGGGCACCAAGGATCACACCCACACGTCGCCCGCGCGCTTGGGCTGCTGGCACCGACCAAGGGGGAGTGGATCTCCACCCGCCTCGTTCCTGTTTCATCTGACGATGAGCGGCCGAAGTTTTCATTGGATGGCCAGTTCTGGGCGCGCCCTCGCGGGGAGGAGCTGTTGGCCTCTCCCGTTCCAGCGCCCGACCTTCCTGATAAGCGAAGGATTGATGGGCAGATCCCTTGA
- a CDS encoding HNH endonuclease yields MQLPDCGRGGTAAVGASLQIHHVLPVHAGGKDDEGNLITLCNQCRGGRHALMGGVPKGESFDPEYGADLQDF; encoded by the coding sequence GTGCAGCTGCCGGACTGCGGGCGGGGGGGGACTGCAGCGGTGGGTGCCTCGCTACAGATTCATCACGTTCTGCCAGTCCACGCGGGTGGTAAGGACGACGAAGGGAATCTGATCACGCTCTGCAATCAGTGCCGAGGAGGGCGCCACGCCCTCATGGGCGGCGTTCCCAAGGGTGAGTCGTTCGACCCGGAGTACGGGGCAGACCTGCAGGACTTCTAG
- a CDS encoding DNA cytosine methyltransferase has translation MQPTKIVDLFAGPGGVDVAAERLGVPTVGIEWDADACETRRAAGLGTIQGDVRQYGPAGFPDADVLAGGPPCQTFTVAGSGAGRRALDDVLKFVDRMIARVDRAEIISDLAKLDDERTGLVLEPLRWILEAIDVQRKPFEAIILEQVPAVLPVWQAYAHALRNEGYSVDYGLLLTEAYGVPQTRKRAVLIARRGEHDVKLPAPTHRTYRKGVPRGAGDPSKEPWRTMSDVIQRGTPFEVISNYGTGGDPKLRGRRTSSQPSATVTGKIRRNRVVSLDGAELDRFNHSEAGRLQTFPADYPWSGRDIGQQIGNAVPPRLAMHVLSAAFGWSPPSEDMLAKLDWWHRLPEQAATAADDGVLVRV, from the coding sequence GTGCAGCCAACCAAGATCGTCGACTTGTTCGCCGGACCTGGTGGCGTGGACGTGGCTGCTGAGAGATTGGGAGTACCCACGGTCGGCATCGAATGGGATGCCGACGCTTGCGAGACTCGGCGGGCTGCTGGCTTGGGCACGATTCAGGGCGACGTGAGGCAGTACGGTCCGGCCGGCTTCCCGGACGCAGACGTACTGGCCGGCGGCCCGCCCTGCCAAACCTTTACGGTCGCAGGCAGTGGCGCGGGCCGTAGGGCCCTTGATGACGTTCTCAAGTTCGTTGACCGCATGATCGCTCGGGTCGACCGCGCCGAGATCATCAGTGATCTCGCGAAACTGGATGACGAACGGACCGGCCTGGTGCTGGAACCTCTGCGATGGATCTTGGAAGCCATCGACGTGCAGAGGAAGCCCTTCGAGGCGATCATCCTGGAGCAGGTCCCTGCGGTGCTTCCTGTTTGGCAGGCGTACGCCCACGCCCTCCGGAATGAGGGCTACTCCGTGGACTACGGCCTCCTGCTCACGGAGGCTTACGGCGTTCCGCAGACACGGAAGAGAGCGGTATTGATCGCGCGTAGGGGGGAACACGACGTGAAATTGCCCGCCCCCACGCATCGGACCTACCGCAAGGGGGTTCCACGTGGCGCTGGCGACCCGTCGAAGGAGCCCTGGCGCACCATGAGCGACGTGATCCAGCGAGGAACACCCTTCGAGGTCATCTCGAACTACGGAACCGGCGGCGACCCCAAACTGCGGGGGCGCAGGACCTCATCTCAGCCCTCTGCCACCGTGACAGGCAAGATCCGCCGAAACCGTGTCGTCTCCCTCGACGGGGCTGAGCTGGATCGGTTCAATCACTCCGAAGCCGGACGTCTGCAGACCTTTCCCGCCGACTACCCGTGGTCCGGTCGCGACATCGGGCAGCAGATCGGGAATGCCGTCCCGCCGCGCCTGGCGATGCATGTACTGAGTGCCGCCTTCGGCTGGTCTCCTCCGAGTGAGGACATGCTGGCGAAGCTTGATTGGTGGCACCGACTGCCGGAGCAGGCCGCGACGGCGGCTGATGACGGGGTGCTGGTCCGGGTCTGA
- a CDS encoding MaoC family dehydratase has translation MTAKVSYESVEVGTELPARSFPVTRATLVQYAGASGDFNPIHWNERFAREVGLPDVIAHGMFTMAEAIRVVTDWTGDPGAVVEYGVRFTKPVVVPDDDKGAQIEVSGKVGALLDDRRVRVDLTVMSDGKKVLGMSRAVVQLA, from the coding sequence ATGACGGCGAAGGTGAGTTACGAGTCCGTCGAGGTCGGTACGGAGCTGCCGGCGCGGTCGTTCCCGGTCACCCGGGCGACGCTCGTGCAGTACGCGGGTGCCTCGGGCGACTTCAACCCGATCCACTGGAACGAGCGCTTCGCGCGCGAGGTCGGGCTGCCCGATGTGATCGCGCACGGCATGTTCACGATGGCCGAGGCGATCCGCGTGGTCACGGACTGGACCGGCGACCCGGGCGCGGTGGTGGAGTACGGGGTGCGCTTCACCAAGCCCGTCGTGGTCCCCGACGACGACAAGGGTGCGCAGATCGAGGTCAGCGGCAAGGTGGGCGCCCTGCTGGACGACCGGCGGGTGCGCGTCGACCTGACGGTCATGAGCGACGGCAAGAAGGTCCTGGGCATGTCCCGGGCCGTGGTGCAGCTCGCCTGA
- a CDS encoding HNH endonuclease, translating into MQLSKGINPIAKIMAVDGRRRPAILIRSSPWKAGTSETPWHDVFDLDNGRVRYYGDHRVDHTVPVGRTDGNAVLLETMTHHQGATPEQRALAAPLLVFAAVPRNKTPKGYVQFCGVAVIERAEQIDQETQGRPFRNYRYELAVLDLKEDGGGVDWSWIEARGDRSHSTAAALARAPRSWRRWVEHGHAVLPEVRHRPVESERDERNEPEASVDSHESLGLFPVPRQSRASISSSPNRIEASKELTPSALMHGLRTLKVHQVNGRRSRHKPLSLLWGIARVATGKSRLARWGEFRDEVSGLMAEFGHPDSSVSPEYPFWHLHTSRLWEVRGIAAEQAAKTQAATFDRLAPEAGMTEQAAGLLDDPFVRSQAVAVLRETYLADVDQHALMERLGLAGFESASGIGAPDGGEQGDEATNATERRDFTGSRIVRDTRLVRKVKSLHADRCQACGLQLATRFGTYSQGAHIRGLGRPHDGPDELPNLLVLCPNHHVQFDALAIYIDAHGIVRLTADDSSIGALRRHPAHHISEAHLRYHRALCGRDLVGSEIQDVAPLT; encoded by the coding sequence ATGCAGTTGAGCAAGGGCATCAATCCCATCGCCAAGATCATGGCAGTAGACGGGCGCCGTCGTCCGGCCATCCTGATCCGGTCCAGCCCTTGGAAGGCCGGTACGTCTGAGACCCCGTGGCACGACGTGTTCGACCTGGACAACGGACGTGTGCGCTACTACGGCGACCACAGGGTGGACCACACAGTCCCGGTGGGTCGCACGGACGGCAATGCTGTCCTTCTTGAGACGATGACGCACCATCAGGGCGCCACACCGGAACAACGCGCCCTGGCCGCACCGCTGCTGGTTTTTGCTGCGGTGCCGCGGAACAAGACCCCGAAGGGTTACGTCCAGTTCTGCGGCGTGGCAGTCATCGAGAGGGCTGAGCAGATCGATCAGGAGACGCAGGGCCGCCCCTTCCGGAACTACCGTTACGAACTGGCTGTCCTGGACCTGAAGGAAGATGGCGGTGGGGTCGACTGGTCGTGGATCGAGGCGCGGGGGGATCGATCTCATTCGACCGCGGCAGCGCTTGCACGCGCACCACGGTCATGGCGTCGCTGGGTTGAGCATGGGCATGCCGTGCTCCCCGAAGTGCGCCATCGTCCAGTTGAATCCGAAAGAGACGAGAGGAACGAACCAGAGGCAAGCGTCGATAGTCATGAGTCGTTGGGGCTGTTCCCGGTGCCTCGTCAGTCCCGTGCTTCGATCTCTAGTTCACCGAACCGCATCGAGGCTTCGAAGGAGCTGACCCCGAGCGCTCTGATGCACGGACTGCGGACCCTGAAGGTCCACCAGGTCAACGGTCGACGGAGCCGGCACAAGCCGTTGTCCTTGCTGTGGGGCATCGCGCGAGTCGCCACAGGAAAGTCCCGCCTGGCTCGCTGGGGAGAGTTCCGTGACGAGGTGAGCGGGCTCATGGCCGAGTTCGGACACCCCGATTCGTCCGTGTCTCCTGAGTATCCGTTCTGGCACCTCCACACGAGTCGACTGTGGGAGGTGCGCGGGATCGCCGCCGAGCAGGCGGCCAAGACCCAAGCCGCAACCTTCGACCGATTGGCCCCCGAAGCCGGGATGACCGAACAGGCCGCAGGGCTGCTGGATGACCCCTTTGTACGGTCTCAGGCAGTCGCCGTCCTCCGGGAGACCTACCTTGCTGACGTCGATCAGCATGCGCTGATGGAGCGCCTCGGGTTGGCCGGCTTCGAGAGCGCGAGCGGCATCGGCGCGCCAGACGGAGGCGAGCAAGGGGACGAGGCCACCAATGCCACTGAGCGACGCGACTTCACCGGTTCACGCATCGTCCGCGACACCCGACTCGTCCGAAAGGTAAAGAGCTTGCACGCCGATCGTTGCCAGGCATGCGGCCTGCAACTGGCGACACGCTTCGGCACCTATAGCCAGGGGGCTCACATTCGAGGGCTCGGTCGCCCGCACGACGGCCCCGACGAATTGCCGAACCTGCTCGTGCTCTGTCCCAACCATCACGTCCAGTTCGACGCACTAGCGATCTACATCGACGCCCACGGCATCGTTCGTCTGACTGCCGACGACAGCAGCATCGGCGCGCTGCGCCGGCACCCTGCTCACCACATCAGCGAAGCCCACCTCCGCTACCACCGTGCGCTGTGCGGTAGGGACCTTGTCGGCTCGGAGATTCAGGACGTCGCTCCCCTAACGTGA